The window CCGGTAACCGCGGCACCTCTTCTGATCTATCAGCACGATCCCGTCCTCTTTCCTCTTGTAAATAGCTTTCCGGGGACAGGCCGCAAGGCATCCAGGATAGGTGCAGTGATTACAAATCCTCTGAATATAAAAAAACCAGCGGCTATGCTCCGGCAATGATGAGTACTCTCCCGGCTGGTTACTGCTCCTTGCCGTGTCTTCCCCGAAATTCGGCGCCCTCCACTCCTTATCCTCAGGAATATATCCCACCGCCCACTGGTTCAGATTTTTTCTTTTCGCGGTCTCAAATATCGTGTCTCCCTCATAGGTGCCGTAGGGCGCGCCCGTGCCGTATGAGGCAGTCTTCGCATCCTTTCCATCCGTATACCAGGTATTATCCGGGCTGTCTATCAACTTTAACGTCTTCACGTCCCAGGACTGAGGATATCCTCCATAGGGCTTCGTTTCGACATTATTCCACCACATATATTCCTGGCCCTTGTTAAACGTCCATGTGCTCTTGCAGGCCATGGTACACGTCTGACAGGCAATACATCTGTTCGTGTTAAAAATCGCCGCAAACTGATGCTTCGGCCTGGATTCAAAATAGGGATATTCCATTCTCCTCCCTAATTGCCAGTTATGTACAAGTGTCATCTGTCAACTCTCCTTTCAACCAATTAAACCATAAAAGAACCTTATTCCCATGCAATCTTTCCTATTCTCAGGGGATTCCACCTCATGGAGAGACTCTTCTGCCCATTCCTGTCCTGCCTTGAGCCGTTCCATACAGCCATATTAAAATAGGTGCTTTCCCCCGGTATGAACTGAACATCATAAGGATCGTCCGTAATTAACGGACGGTACACGACAACGGTCCACCTCCCGTTCTCATAATTGCTGCACCCATTCACATCCTGATGGTCCTGCGTCGTTAAAGTGCCAAACCCTTCAGCATTTAAGTCTTCAACCACTGTTTTTCGCCCCGGCATGGATAAGAGATTGTGCACGGCCCTTCCGCCGGACAAAATAGGAGGACTGCTAATAAGACCCTTATGGTAGTTAACACTGTAAGGATTTGTATTAAAATCGTCATGCCAGTTAGGATACTGGGCATCTATATCTTCCAGCTCATCTTTCGCGACTAAATCACCTTCCCAATCCGCCTTCCAATGCCACAGGTTTACCGGCTTTTCCCTGTCTCCCATTCTGGGACTGAAATGCTCGGCCGGACCAACTGGACCAATAACCACTTTTCCCAATGGAAACATCAACGCAACGGCATCCCTGAATTCGTGAATCGCAATTTGTCGAACATCCTTCGTCCGATCATCCCATGAAATCTGAAAATAAATCGTTATGCCATCATGGACCGCCTTCACATCCGCGGATTTTACCGAACCACCTCCGTTCGGAAACGCCTTATCCTGCTCCTGAAGTTTAACGGTAACAGGCTCCGCATTTTTAAACGCGCCTTCCATCGCCTTCACGCTCATGTGATACGGCATTTCCACCTGTACAAAATTTACCGACAACACTTCCTCTGTTGGCGTATACTCCTCTTCCGCAATCCCCTTAACCCCTTCCGCCTCATCCGCCGCGTACAAGGTTGCGCTCAGGAAGAAACAACAAAAAAGAGCAACTCCATACCTCTTTACTATACAAAACAATTTTTCCATCCCTCTCCTCCTTATAAATCCAACTTACATTGTCACTCCTGGAAAAAATAGAAATCCGACGAGATTAAACAAAAATGCTGAAAACGGTCATATTTTTAACTAAAAATACCTCCCCCTCCTTCCGTAATAGTATACCTGCAGGAAAAACCATGCAAATAATTCTGCTAACAACTTCCTATTCTATACAACAACATGCCACCTGCAAATTTAAGGCAAGAAGCAAAATGTGCACACCATGTGCCATATAACAAGAAATACTTTTAACAAATAAAATATCACCTTACTCATTTTCTCATAAAATGCTACATAAGTAAAACATTTTTCACTTGTATCCTTAAGATGCAGACAGCATTTCTTTTCTGCAATACACTATTCATAATTGAACGAATGGTAAAAAAACGCAGGGATCGAAAAACTGAACCTTCTTTACGGAGGCAACAAACAGGTGCGCTATTTTTGCAGTTTTGCAATGAATTTTACGTACTTTTTAAAGATATACATCCAGCACGTGTAACCTATATCTTTAATATGACCGTAGAAGGTTTCTTCAGGAACAACCGAAATGCATACGTAGTTGGAAAGGGGTTACTATGGTTTGTAAAATTTTCAGGTTATATGGGACGTATCATTTCCCATCATTTGTTTTTTCACTTCATCTACGATCTCGGTTGTTACTTCTTGAAAACCTTTTTCACGTGCATAATCCTCAATTTTTTTCTTTACTACCGTACGTACAAAGGAAGGTATTCGGTTTGTTTGCGTTTCCGCCTCCCTTGTCCAGGAAATCAAAAGATCATTGTTTTTCCCGCTACAAACTTTTGAAGCAGTTCTTGTTGAATCCAAAACAGTATTTTTCCGTTTTCCATTTTCATATTGCTTATTATTGCCATGACTATTCAGGTTCTGGTTCACAGAAGACTTCTTCGACCCTGAATAAGCATCATGAGTCACAAGTCCTGCCCCAGCGTTTCCGCCGGTCAACAACACATTACAGGGAGCCAAGCGTAATAAATTTTCCGTCGCGCTCCCCAGGTCCAGACCATTCGTATTGTGAATACCCGTTCTCCCTATAACCAAAAGTGAAGGTTTTTCTTTTCTTACGTATTTTAATATTTGATCATATGGTTTGCCATCGAGCAGAACTGTTTCAATCCCTAAGCCTGAAGCCTCTACCATTTTTTCAGCACAATCAAGATGGTTCTGATAGATTTTTGCCAGTCCTTTGTCAATAATTTCTTCATGCAGCGTTTCTTGCTCTTTAAAACGAAATATCTCCCCCGCATCTTCCGAAAGCACTTTCGCAATACTTTCAAAGGCCACTCGATGGTAGTGCGGATCAAAAACCGATATCGCACACAATTTCATATCAAAGGATTTTGCCAATGCAATCGCTGACTGCAAACCGGCAAAAGATTGTTTACTGCCATCAACAGCTACTAAAATTTTGCCGTTAAAACGCTTATTCTTAACCACCAGAACATCCGTCTTAATTCTTCTTACAACCCTTTCACAAACACTACCAATTAAATGCTCATCTACCGCAGCCAAGCCCAAAGCGCCCATAATCGCTAAATCATAACCGCCACGACTCAATTCCCTGATAATTTCATAATAGTTTTTGCCTTGCAGCAGAATTTCATTGTGCTGTACTGAAGCCTCATGACATCTTGCTTTAAACACATCAAGATAGGACTCAGATATCATCTCCAAGCCTTTGTTAATCAAGGTCGTATGCAGATCTCTCTGCCGCTGAAGTTCCTTTTCCTCCTGATATTGCGGCGGCAAACCCTTTTCCATGTCGCGGAATCTTTTTTGATGCAATGAGGCATCAAAGACATGACAACCTGTCACAATTGAATCGAATTTTTTAGAAATGAGAACGCTTAACTCAATGCATACGTTTGAATGATAGGAATTGTCTATTGCAACGAAAATATTCTTATACATAACACCTTTTTAAAAAAACAGAAATTATTTAGACTCGTTTTTTAGCTTTTTCCACTCCCCTATTGCTCCACCTGCCAAAGCGAAGGTGATTACAGCAAGAAATATCCATCTCATCATAGATTTTGCAGCGCCAGACTTTCTCTCTTCAGCAACCTCCCCTTTCGCCTCTGCGATACTATCCGTTTCTTCTTGCTCTGCAAGACCTCTGATAAAAATTACTAGGTCTCCGATCTTCTTTTCATCAAGCGTATTGCCCCATGGAGGACAGAGATTGGACAAACCTACAGATTGAGAACCTCCCGTAATTGATTTTGCTAAATCAGCATCCGTTTTCTTTGACATATACTCAACTTCTGTTAAATTTCTCGGCGTAGGCTCTAAACCATACGTAAAAAATGTGCCATCTCCTTTACCTTTCAGCCCATGACAGGGAGAACATAGATATTCAAAAGTTGATTTTGGAGACAGCAGGTATACCCGGTCGGTAGGAGAACCCTCAAATTCTTTCGCAACCACACTGCCATAGATGCCGGACAACAGAACAAGCGAGCCAGCCACTAAAAGCTTTTTACCTTTTGAAATATATCCCATTACTCATTCCCCTCTTTTGTCTTCACGTGATCCGCCAGGAAACCCACCAAATCCTCTATTTCTTCATCTGACAGGCTAAAATTCGGCTCTACTGCACGAGGGTTAGCCAGTTGTGGGTTTTTTAAATGATAGAACATATACGCAGGCTGTAATCTGTCCCCAACTCCACCTAAATTAGGACCAACAACGCCACCCAGTTTTGTACCCTCTGCATGGCAAACATTACAACCCTTATCATAAAAGAGTTTCTCTCCCGAAGCTACCACTTCAGGCGAAGAAATATCCTTATGAAATTCCGATGGAAGATTTACGGTGTTAAGCAGATACTTCTCCATAAAACCTGTAGCTAATACACTATCATCTTCTGTTAAATTAAATTTTGGCATCTGCTGGCTAAGTGGGCGAATTATGTCGGGCGCCTTTAAAAACTCTTTCTCCCACTGCATCTTTATTTTGCTGCCAACCATGGTAAGATTGGGTGCGTAGGTACCCCCTTTTTCCTGAATCTGGTGACAGGACAGACAACGGATTTCATACAACACTTTTTCAAATCCAGCGAGCGAATTCCGGTCTCTTTTTACAACCGGCATGAGCTCTGACAATCCCTGTATATCATGACATACAAAACAACGAGCCCTTTCAATTACCGCCTTTCCCTCCAAAATAAGCGCATCGTCCGATTTTATTGAGTTGAATTCGTCCTGAGTCACAAGCTGAACCGCCGGTTCCTCCTGCTCACCCGCCTCTTCTTCATCCTC of the Candidatus Brocadiaceae bacterium genome contains:
- a CDS encoding 4Fe-4S dicluster domain-containing protein; this translates as MTLVHNWQLGRRMEYPYFESRPKHQFAAIFNTNRCIACQTCTMACKSTWTFNKGQEYMWWNNVETKPYGGYPQSWDVKTLKLIDSPDNTWYTDGKDAKTASYGTGAPYGTYEGDTIFETAKRKNLNQWAVGYIPEDKEWRAPNFGEDTARSSNQPGEYSSLPEHSRWFFYIQRICNHCTYPGCLAACPRKAIYKRKEDGIVLIDQKRCRGYRKCVEQCPYKKPMYRGLTRVTEKCIACYPRIEGRDPLTEGRPMETRCMSACVGQIRLQGFLDDNPKNPVTWLIRHHKVALPLYPQFGTEPNVYYIPPRWAPRAYLRQMFGPGADEAIEKFMVPSRELLAVMSLFRMTQTIVFEYKIEQGPKVFETEIHGKKFTMYNDTVIGYGDDGKEVVRTTVEEPVHIRPDKHYNSI
- a CDS encoding ethylbenzene dehydrogenase-related protein codes for the protein MEKLFCIVKRYGVALFCCFFLSATLYAADEAEGVKGIAEEEYTPTEEVLSVNFVQVEMPYHMSVKAMEGAFKNAEPVTVKLQEQDKAFPNGGGSVKSADVKAVHDGITIYFQISWDDRTKDVRQIAIHEFRDAVALMFPLGKVVIGPVGPAEHFSPRMGDREKPVNLWHWKADWEGDLVAKDELEDIDAQYPNWHDDFNTNPYSVNYHKGLISSPPILSGGRAVHNLLSMPGRKTVVEDLNAEGFGTLTTQDHQDVNGCSNYENGRWTVVVYRPLITDDPYDVQFIPGESTYFNMAVWNGSRQDRNGQKSLSMRWNPLRIGKIAWE
- a CDS encoding universal stress protein — encoded protein: MYKNIFVAIDNSYHSNVCIELSVLISKKFDSIVTGCHVFDASLHQKRFRDMEKGLPPQYQEEKELQRQRDLHTTLINKGLEMISESYLDVFKARCHEASVQHNEILLQGKNYYEIIRELSRGGYDLAIMGALGLAAVDEHLIGSVCERVVRRIKTDVLVVKNKRFNGKILVAVDGSKQSFAGLQSAIALAKSFDMKLCAISVFDPHYHRVAFESIAKVLSEDAGEIFRFKEQETLHEEIIDKGLAKIYQNHLDCAEKMVEASGLGIETVLLDGKPYDQILKYVRKEKPSLLVIGRTGIHNTNGLDLGSATENLLRLAPCNVLLTGGNAGAGLVTHDAYSGSKKSSVNQNLNSHGNNKQYENGKRKNTVLDSTRTASKVCSGKNNDLLISWTREAETQTNRIPSFVRTVVKKKIEDYAREKGFQEVTTEIVDEVKKQMMGNDTSHIT
- a CDS encoding c-type cytochrome, encoding MRLRMTINRCVRGKTALLILLFLPLFFFSGNSFGQEMEIEDFFLDLNEKYWRADYWADLPFDLEDPYKREKNGPILTDVVHKASVEWISRWIANPAKVVPNAKMPNLGLEFEEIRAVIAYLGSVAREKGPHVDWEPFLLKAEDDLTDDEYDEMDAVFMNGKGVWGRARCTICHPIKGLGGNVGIGPDLGEIVTKINRSWLYSWLKDTKGHFPDTMMPQFRFSDSDIRGLVEYIMRDPQFMPEEEDEEEAGEQEEPAVQLVTQDEFNSIKSDDALILEGKAVIERARCFVCHDIQGLSELMPVVKRDRNSLAGFEKVLYEIRCLSCHQIQEKGGTYAPNLTMVGSKIKMQWEKEFLKAPDIIRPLSQQMPKFNLTEDDSVLATGFMEKYLLNTVNLPSEFHKDISSPEVVASGEKLFYDKGCNVCHAEGTKLGGVVGPNLGGVGDRLQPAYMFYHLKNPQLANPRAVEPNFSLSDEEIEDLVGFLADHVKTKEGNE